The window GCCCGCGCCGCCGCGGGGACGAGCAACAGCGTCATTACGAACGCCAGCAAACAACGTCGCACCATTTCCTCCCTCCGTGCCGCTACCGGAAAGGTCTGCAGGTGCGTAACACTAGGCCACAACATGTTCTAATGTCAATACAACATGGCATTACCTGATCCGGGGGCTTCGCCCCCCGGATCCCCTCCACGCTCGCTCGCTCGCCGCTCCGCCGGCTCGCTCCGTTCGCGTGGCTCGCTCGCGGCGCTCGCTCGCGTCGTACTTGGTTTCGACGTGGGCCTCCGAACTTACGTAGCGAACGAGCGCAGCGAGTGAGCGTGGAGGGGGGCGGGGGGCGAAGCCCCCCGGATAAAAACTAGTCGTTGCCGTGAACGAGGAACTCGGCGATGTCCCAGTGGCCGGTGCGCGGCATCGGCACGTCGCCGCGGGTCCAGACGTCGAGCAGGTAGGGCACGCCCGCGGCGACCGCGGCGCGCAGCGCCGCGGGCAGATCGTCCGGCTCCTGTACGCGCGCCGCGGCGATGCCGAACGCCTCCGCCAGCTTCACGAAGTCCGGGTTGTACGGCTTGCCGTCGGGGGTGGTGAACTCGGTGCCGTAGGCGTTGTTGAAATACGTCGTGCCGACGGTGCGGATGGTCGAGAAGCAGAAGTTGTTGAACAGCACCCAGACCACCGGAATCCCCAGCTCCACCGCCGTGGTCAGCGCGCCCACCACCGAGAGGAACCCGCCGTCGCCGACCAGGCACATCACCGGCTTGTCGGGCGCGGCGATCTTGGCGCCGATCGCCGCCGCCGGCGCGAACCCCATCGTCGCCATGCCGCCGCTGGTGATGAAGCGCTGCGGCTGACGCGCGACCAGCTGCTGGCCGGCGCCGTTCTTGTTCCACCCGACGTCGGTCACGAAGATCGTCTCCGGCGACGCCACCCTCGAGATCTCGTTCAGCAGCCGCGCCGGATGAATGGGCGTGCCGCCGTTGCGCTGCTCCTTCGCGAGCTCCGTCTGCCAGTCGGCCTTGCCGCGCGCCAGGTCCGACGCGCGCGATGCCGACGGCCGCGCCGGCCGCGCGCGCAGCGCGTCGTGCAGCTCGCGCAGCGTCAGTTTCGCGTCGCCGACGATGCCGACGTCGACGGGATAGATCTTGCCGATTTCCTGCGGCTCGATGTCGATCTGGATGAGGCGGGTCGGCGGAATCGAGAAGGTGTACTGCGGGTTCCACGAGCTGCAGTCCGCTTCGCCGAAGCCGGTGCCGACGGCGAGGATCACGTCCGCGGATCGCGCCGTCTCGTTCGCCACGCGCGTCCCCCAGATGCCGGTCATGCCGAGCGACAGGGCGTGATCCTCCGGAAAGATGCCCTTCGCCATCAGCGTGGTGGCGACCGGGACGGACAGCAGCTCCGCGACCTGGCGCAGCTCGGGGGAGGCCTCCGACAGCGTCGCGCCGTTGCCGGCGAAGATCATCGGCCGCGACGCCTTGGCGAGCAGATCGGCGGCGGCGGCGATGCCCGCCGGATCGCCCGCGGTCTTGCCGTGCGTCGGACGGCGCGCCACGGTGATCGGCTCGGCGGCGATCGGCTGCGAGAACACGTCCATCGGCACGTCGAGCAGCACCGCGCCCGGGCGTCCCGTCTGCGCGAGATTGAGCGCGCGCGGCATCACGTCCGTCAGGTACCTCGCCGCGTCGATGCGCCAGACCCGTTTGCAGAACGGACGATAGATGTCCCCCTGGGAGGCGTCGGCGTGGAAGCGGATCCCCTGGTGCGGCTCGCGCGCGTGATGGTACGACGGCGTGTTGCCGGTGATGACGAGCATCGGCGTCGAGTCGGCGGCGGCCGTCACCACGCCGGTCACCGCGTTGGTCATGCCCGGCGAGAGGTGGACGTTGAGGACGGCGAGCTTGTGCGACACGCGGAAGTAGGCGTCGGCGGCGTGCGCCGCCTGCTGCTCGTGGCGGAACGAGACATACTCGATGCCGAGCTTGTGGCAGGCGTCGATGAGCGCATAGTTGGTGTGGCCGCACTGGCCGAATACTTTCGTCACGCCCTCCTGCTCGAGGCAGCGGGCGATGAACATCGCTCCGGTCATATTCATTGGCCTCCCCTACACGCGCTCGCGCGGCAGGCTGCCGGCGCGCTCCGTTCGCGTCCAATCGTCAATCGTCAATCCGTCGATCGCCAACCGTCAATCGTCACTCGCCGATCGGCAATCGGCAATCGGCAATCGGCAGTGACATCAGGCCAGATTCAACGTGATCAGCCGTTCCTGGGTCATCTCCTGCATCGCGTACTTCGGCCCTTCGCGTCCCTGGCCGCTCTGCTTGACGCCGCCGAAGGGCATGAGGTCGACGCGGCTGCTCGAGGCGTCGTTGACGTGCAGCAGCCCGACCGACAGCCGCCGGGCGGCGCTCATCGCGCGGGTCAGGTCTCTGGTGAAGATGCCTGCCGCGAGGCCGAACGGCGTGTCGTTCGCCTGCGCGATGGCGGCGTCGAAGGCGTCGTAGGGAATGATCGACACCACCGGCGCGAAGATCTCCTCGCACGACACCCGCATCGACGGCGAGACGTCGGCGAGGATCGTCGGCTGCAGCACCGCACCCTCCCGGCGGCCGCCGTGAACCATTGTCGCGCCGGCGGCGACCGCCTCGCGCACCCACGACTCGGCGCGCGCCGCCTCCCGCTCGCTGATCATCGGTCCGACGTCCGTGCGCGGGTCGCGCGGATCGCCGACGACGAGCGCGGCGGCGGTCTCGGTGAGCCGGCGGCGGAACTCGGGTTCGACGCTGCGGTGCACGAACAGGCGCTGCGTCGAGGTGCAGACCTGCCCGGCGCGGCGGAAGGCGGACGCGGCGCAGCGCGCCGCGGCGCGGGCGAGGTCGGCGTCCTCGCACACGATCGTCGGCGAGATGCTCCCCAGCTCGAGCACCAGCGGACGCAGCCCGACGCGCTCGCGGATCCAGGCCCCGGCGCGCGCGCTGCCGGTGAACGTGTAGAAGTCCACCTGCGGGTTCTCGACGAGCCACGGTCCGAGATCCGCGCCGGCGCCGTGCACCAGGCCGAGGTGCCCCGGCGGCACGCCCGCCTCGAGCAGCAGCTCGAACAGCCGCACGCCGCTCAGCGGCGCCAGCTCGGACGGCTTCATCACCACCGCATTGCCCGACGCGAGCGCCGGCGCCACCTTGTGGCAGATCATGTTCAGCGGCGAGTTGAACGCGGTGATCGCGCAGACCACGCCGCGCGGGACGCGGATGCTGAACGCCATCCGATGCGCCTGCCCCGGCGCCGCCTCGATCGGGACCATCTCGCCGACCAGCCGCTTCCCCTCCTCCGCCGAGACGATGCAGGTCTGCACCGCCCGCGACACCTCGGTGCGCGCGTCGCTGATCGGCAACCCGCCTTCCGCGGTGATCAGCGCCGCCAGCTCCTCGCGGTGCCGATCGATGAGGCGGGCGGTGTTCTGGAGGATGACGTAGCGCTGCTGCGGGTCGAGCGGCGTCCGGGCGAACGACGCCGCCGCGGCGGCGATCGCGGCATCGACCTGTTCGCGTCCCGCGCATTCGACGGCGCCGATCACCTCGCCGGTGTACTTGTCGCGCACGTCGAGCGGCGGCCGCGCTCCCGCGTGCCACTCGCCGCCGATGAGCAGCCGGCCGCGCCGCGGAGCAGCAGCGGCCATGCTCAGATGACGCCGCGCTCGCGGAGGTGCTGCTGCTCGTCGCATGTGAGCCCCAGGGCGCCGTAGATGGCGTGATTGTCCTGCCCCAGCTCGCCGCCCGCCCACTGGATCTCGCCCGGGGTCTCGGAGAACCGCGGGACGACGGCGTGCATGCGGACGGCGCCCGATCCGTTCGGCACGTCGCGGGTGAGGCCGCGCGCCCGCCAGTGCGGATGCGCCTCGATGTCGGCGATGGTCTGCACCGGGATGGCGGTGAGCTGGTTGGCGGCGATGACGGCGACGTTCTCGGCGAGCGAGCGCGCCGCGATCGCGCCGGCGATCGCCTCGTCCAGCTCGCGGGCGTGCTCGACCCGGGCCGCGTTGGTGGCGAACCGCGGATCGTCGAGGAGATCGTCGAGGCCGTAGCTGCGGAGGAAGCGCTCCGCCATCTTCGGCGTCGAGCCGCTGACCGCGATCCACCCGCCGTCGGCGGTGCGGTAGCAGCCGCGCGGCCCGGCGTTGCGCGAGCGGCTGCCGTCGCGGCGCCGCTGGCGCCCGGTCGCGGAGTACTCGGCGGCGAGCGGCCCGAGCAGCGAGAACAGCGACTCGAACAGCGAGACGTCGATCACCTGCCCGCCGGCGTGGTGCACGTCGCGGTGGTAGAGCGCGAACATCACGGCGTTGCTGGCGTACAGCGCCGAGACGCTGTCGGCGAGCGGGAAGGCGGGCACGATCGGCCCGCGATCGGGCTCGCCGTTCATTTCCGCGAAGCCGGTGGCGGCCTCGACCAGGGTGCCGAATCCGGGACGGCCGCTGTCGGGGCCGGTCTGCCCCCAGCCCGAGATGCGCAGGAGGATCAGGCCGGGACGATGCGCCTTGAGCGTGTCCCAGTCCAGACCGAGACGCTCGAGCGTGCCGGGGACGAACGACTCCATCAGCACGTCGAACTGCGGCAGCATCTTCAGCAGCAGCGCGCGTCCTTCCGGCGCCTTCAGGTTGAGCGTGACGAACCGCTTGTTGCGGGCGTAGACCTTCCACCACAGCGGCGCGCCGTCCGCGGTCCACTGCCGCAGCGGATCGCCGCTGCCCGGCTGCTCGATCTTGACGACCTCGGCGCCGAAGTCGGCCATCAGCATGCCGGCGATGCCGCCGGCGACCATGCGCGACAAGTCGAGAACGCGGATGCCGTGGAGCGCTTTCATGACGGGGTAATCAGGTGAGAGTAT is drawn from Vicinamibacterales bacterium and contains these coding sequences:
- a CDS encoding thiamine pyrophosphate-binding protein, encoding MNMTGAMFIARCLEQEGVTKVFGQCGHTNYALIDACHKLGIEYVSFRHEQQAAHAADAYFRVSHKLAVLNVHLSPGMTNAVTGVVTAAADSTPMLVITGNTPSYHHAREPHQGIRFHADASQGDIYRPFCKRVWRIDAARYLTDVMPRALNLAQTGRPGAVLLDVPMDVFSQPIAAEPITVARRPTHGKTAGDPAGIAAAADLLAKASRPMIFAGNGATLSEASPELRQVAELLSVPVATTLMAKGIFPEDHALSLGMTGIWGTRVANETARSADVILAVGTGFGEADCSSWNPQYTFSIPPTRLIQIDIEPQEIGKIYPVDVGIVGDAKLTLRELHDALRARPARPSASRASDLARGKADWQTELAKEQRNGGTPIHPARLLNEISRVASPETIFVTDVGWNKNGAGQQLVARQPQRFITSGGMATMGFAPAAAIGAKIAAPDKPVMCLVGDGGFLSVVGALTTAVELGIPVVWVLFNNFCFSTIRTVGTTYFNNAYGTEFTTPDGKPYNPDFVKLAEAFGIAAARVQEPDDLPAALRAAVAAGVPYLLDVWTRGDVPMPRTGHWDIAEFLVHGND
- a CDS encoding aldehyde dehydrogenase family protein, whose product is MAAAAPRRGRLLIGGEWHAGARPPLDVRDKYTGEVIGAVECAGREQVDAAIAAAAASFARTPLDPQQRYVILQNTARLIDRHREELAALITAEGGLPISDARTEVSRAVQTCIVSAEEGKRLVGEMVPIEAAPGQAHRMAFSIRVPRGVVCAITAFNSPLNMICHKVAPALASGNAVVMKPSELAPLSGVRLFELLLEAGVPPGHLGLVHGAGADLGPWLVENPQVDFYTFTGSARAGAWIRERVGLRPLVLELGSISPTIVCEDADLARAAARCAASAFRRAGQVCTSTQRLFVHRSVEPEFRRRLTETAAALVVGDPRDPRTDVGPMISEREAARAESWVREAVAAGATMVHGGRREGAVLQPTILADVSPSMRVSCEEIFAPVVSIIPYDAFDAAIAQANDTPFGLAAGIFTRDLTRAMSAARRLSVGLLHVNDASSSRVDLMPFGGVKQSGQGREGPKYAMQEMTQERLITLNLA
- a CDS encoding CoA transferase — protein: MKALHGIRVLDLSRMVAGGIAGMLMADFGAEVVKIEQPGSGDPLRQWTADGAPLWWKVYARNKRFVTLNLKAPEGRALLLKMLPQFDVLMESFVPGTLERLGLDWDTLKAHRPGLILLRISGWGQTGPDSGRPGFGTLVEAATGFAEMNGEPDRGPIVPAFPLADSVSALYASNAVMFALYHRDVHHAGGQVIDVSLFESLFSLLGPLAAEYSATGRQRRRDGSRSRNAGPRGCYRTADGGWIAVSGSTPKMAERFLRSYGLDDLLDDPRFATNAARVEHARELDEAIAGAIAARSLAENVAVIAANQLTAIPVQTIADIEAHPHWRARGLTRDVPNGSGAVRMHAVVPRFSETPGEIQWAGGELGQDNHAIYGALGLTCDEQQHLRERGVI